A genome region from Pseudorca crassidens isolate mPseCra1 chromosome 20, mPseCra1.hap1, whole genome shotgun sequence includes the following:
- the LYPD3 gene encoding ly6/PLAUR domain-containing protein 3: MDPARKAGSRVAIWTTGWLLLLLPPLLLLEGAQALECYSCVQKADDGCSPQKTKTVKCAPGMDVCTEAVGAVESIHGQFSVAVRGCGSGLPGKNDRGLDLYGILAFVQLHQCSQDRCNAKLNLTSRALIPAGNESDYEPNGVECYSCVGLSRKECQGTAPPVVRCYNASDHLYKGCFDGNVTLTAANVTVSLPVRGCVQDESCTRDSATGPGFTLSGSCCQGSRCNSDLRNKTYFSSQFPPLVLLPPPRSTTLAANNSVSTSAPTLASASTTKPTPAPSSTSTTKPTPAPASQTSPKEVEPETSQVEESTSAGGTSGHQDRRNIGQYPIKDGPPNKGSAAPSVGWVALLLAVATVTLL, translated from the exons ATGGACCCCGCCAGGAAAGCAGGCTCCCGGGTAGCGATCTGGACAACGggctggctgctgctgctgctgcctccgCTGCTGCTTCTAGAAG GAGCGCAGGCCCTGGAGTGTTACAGCTGCGTGCAGAAAGCCGATGACGGATGCTCTCCGCAGAAGACTAAGACGGTGAAGTGCGCGCCAGGCATGGACGTCTGCACAGAGGCCGTAGGGGCGGTGGAGTCTA TCCACGGGCAATTCTCGGTGGCAGTGCGGGGCTGCGGTTCGGGACTCCCGGGCAAGAATGATCGCGGACTGGACCTTTACGGGATTCTGGCTTTCGTCCAGCTGCATCAGTGCTCCCAGGACCGCTGCAACGCGAAGCTCAACCTCACCTCGCGAGCACTCATCCCCGCAG GCAATGAGAGTGACTACGAGCCTAATGGGGTCGAGTGCTACAGCTGCGTGGGGCTGAGCCGCAAGGAGTGCCAGGGTACGGCGCCGCCCGTCGTGAGGTGCTACAACGCCAGCGACCACTTGTACAAGGGCTGTTTCGACGGCAACGTCACCTTGACGGCAG CTAATGTGACTGTATCCTTGCCTGTCCGGGGCTGCGTCCAGGATGAGTCCTGCACCCGGGATTCAGCGACAGGCCCAGGGTTCACGCTCAGCGGCTCCTGCTGCCAGGGGTCCCGCTGTAACTCGGACCTCCGCAACAAGACCTATTTCTCCTCTCAATTCCCGCCCCTTGTCCTGCTGCCCCCTCCTCGGTCCACCACTCTGGCTGCAAACAACTCTGTCAGTACTTCTGCCCCAACCCTGGCCTCCGCTTCCACCACCAAACCCACCCCAGCCCCGTCCTCCACTTCCACCACCaaacccaccccagccccagccagccagACTTCTCCAAAAGAGGTCGAACCTGAGACCTCCCAGGTGGAGGAATCTACATCGGCTGGAGGTACTAGTGGCCACCAAGACCGTAGAAATATTGGGCAGTACCCCATAAAAGATGGGCCCCCTAATAAAGGCTCTGCAGCTCCTTCAGTGGGGTGGGTGGCTCTTCTGTTGGCTGTGGCTACTGTCACCTTACTATGA